From the genome of Paraburkholderia flava, one region includes:
- a CDS encoding nuclear transport factor 2 family protein: MSHPSDIADLIRRCFAAYESKDRAALEALVADDFHFSSPRDNRIDRQTYFERCWPFSEKVRAFRIEKLFVQHDEAFVRYRCEPDSGPAFRNTEFFRFANGRLIEVEVYFGLSEERVSPT; the protein is encoded by the coding sequence ATGAGTCACCCATCCGATATCGCCGACCTGATCCGCCGCTGCTTCGCGGCATATGAATCGAAGGATCGCGCGGCACTCGAAGCACTCGTCGCCGACGACTTCCACTTCAGCAGTCCGCGCGACAACCGTATCGACCGGCAGACCTATTTCGAACGCTGCTGGCCGTTCTCGGAAAAGGTGCGAGCGTTCCGTATCGAGAAGCTGTTTGTGCAGCATGACGAAGCATTCGTGCGCTATCGCTGCGAACCCGACAGCGGCCCGGCATTCCGCAACACCGAATTTTTCCGTTTCGCGAACGGTCGTCTTATCGAGGTCGAAGTGTATTTCGGCTTGTCCGAAGAACGCGTTTCGCCGACGTAA
- a CDS encoding AraC family transcriptional regulator has translation MSPAGKALWFIESHFASELTLDAIAGSGCVSRFHLARAFEAATGYPVMRYVRLRRLSEAARQLANGAPDILAVAVEAGYGSHEAFTRAFRDRFGLTPEAVRAQRRVDNLDLTEPPKMNETPHSDIVLEPPRFEDGAPFLVAGLSARYACDATNGIPAQWQRFSAHLGRIPGQIGNVAYGVNHNADDAGHFDYLCGVAVRDFSTVPAELTHLRIPAQRYAVFVHREHVSAVCHTWNAIWNRWLPESGHAPADAPLFERYDEAFDPLTGMGGFEIWLPLKT, from the coding sequence ATGAGTCCTGCAGGTAAAGCGCTCTGGTTTATCGAAAGCCACTTCGCGAGCGAGTTGACGCTCGATGCGATTGCCGGCAGCGGCTGCGTATCGCGCTTCCATCTCGCGCGCGCATTCGAAGCGGCGACTGGTTATCCGGTGATGCGCTATGTCCGTCTGCGTCGATTGAGCGAAGCGGCACGTCAGCTCGCGAACGGCGCGCCCGACATTCTCGCGGTCGCCGTCGAAGCCGGGTATGGCTCTCACGAAGCATTCACGCGTGCGTTTCGCGACCGCTTCGGGCTCACACCCGAAGCGGTGCGCGCACAGCGCCGCGTCGATAACCTCGATCTCACGGAGCCTCCGAAAATGAATGAAACCCCGCATTCCGATATCGTCCTCGAACCGCCGCGCTTCGAAGACGGCGCGCCGTTTCTCGTCGCCGGATTGTCCGCGCGCTATGCATGCGACGCGACCAACGGCATCCCCGCGCAATGGCAACGCTTTTCCGCGCACCTCGGCAGGATTCCTGGACAGATCGGCAACGTCGCGTACGGCGTGAACCACAACGCCGACGACGCAGGCCACTTCGACTATCTATGCGGCGTCGCGGTCCGCGATTTCTCGACGGTGCCCGCCGAGTTGACCCATCTGCGGATTCCCGCACAACGCTATGCGGTGTTCGTGCATCGCGAGCATGTGTCGGCGGTTTGCCATACGTGGAATGCGATATGGAATCGCTGGCTGCCCGAGTCCGGACACGCGCCCGCCGATGCGCCGCTATTCGAGCGCTACGACGAAGCGTTCGATCCGCTCACGGGGATGGGTGGGTTCGAGATCTGGTTGCCGTTGAAGACGTGA